The Actinosynnema mirum DSM 43827 genomic interval GGCAAGGGGCGTGGCAACGTGATCGCGCGGTTGGCCGGGGCCGACCCGTCGCGGGGCGCGCTGCTGGTGCACGGGCACCTGGACGTGGTGCCCGCCGACGCGTCGGAGTGGTCGGTGCACCCGTTCTCCGGCGCGGTGCAGGACGGGTACGTGTGGGGGCGGGGCGCGGTCGACATGAAGGACATGGTCGCCATGTCCCTCGCGGTGGCCCGCCGGTTCAAGCGGGACGGGATCGTGCCGCCCAGGGACATCGTGTTCGCGTTCCTCGCCGACGAGGAGGCGGGCGGGCTGCAGGGCGCGCACTGGCTGATCGACCACCGGCCCGAGCTGTTCGAGGGCGTCACCGAGGCCATCAGCGAGGTCGGCGGGTTCTCGATCACGCTCAAGGACGACGTGCGCGCCTACCTCGTGGAGACCGCAGAGAAGGGCATCCGCTGGCTGAAGCTGCGCGTGCGCGGCACGGCGGGCCACGGGTCGATGATCCACCACGACAACGCGGTCGCGAAGCTGGCCGCCGCCGTGACCAGGCTGGGGCAGCACCGGTTCCCGCTGGTGATCTCGCCGTCGGTGCGGGAGTTCCTCGACGGGGTCACCGAGATCACCGGCATCGACTTCCCCGAGGACGACATCGAGGGCGCCGTCGGCAAGCTCGGCGCGCTGTCGCGGATGATCGGCGCGACGCTGCGCGACACGGCCAACCCGACGATGCTGACCGCGGGCTACAAGGCGAACGTGATCCCGTCCGTGGCCGAGGCCACCGTGGACTGCCGCATCCTGCCCGGCCGCGAGGAGGCGTTCGACGCGGAGCTGGCGGAGCTGCTCGGCCCGGACGTGGAGCGCGAGTGGATCGGCCTGCCGCCGGTGGAGACCACGTTCGACGGGGCGCTGGTGGACGCGATGGTCGGCTCGATCAGCGCGGAGGACCCCGGCGCGAAGGTGCTGCCGTACATGCTGTCGGGCGGCACGGACGCGAAGGCGTTCCAGCGCCTGGGCATCCGCAACTTCGGCTTCGCGCCGCTGAAGCTGCCCGCCGACCTGGACTTCTCCGGGCTGTTCCACGGGGTGGACGAGCGGGTGCCGGTGGACGCGCTGCGGTTCGGGGTGCGGGTGCTGGACAGGTTCCTGCTGAACTCGTGAGCCCGCTCGACGCGCCGCCCCCGCCGGGCGAGGGGGCGGCGTCAGTCGACCGGGATCTCGTTCCAGCGGGCGACGGCCAGGGGGTCGCGCGCCCGGCGGAACCACCCGTGTGACTCACCCGTTCGGGGTAAGGTCCGGGGCGTGGAGCTGCGCGTCACCGAGCACCGGGTCCAGCTCGGCCGGGCCGGGTTCCGCGTGTTGCGGCCCGCCGCGCCGCTGGCGCGCACGCTGGTCGTGGGGCGCGAGTGGTCCGTCGAGGTGCTGGTCGGGGGCGCCGACGCGGCTGCCGTGGCGGCGCTGTGGCTGCTCGCCGCGCGCTCCCCGCGCTCGCTCGTGCACCTGCCCGTGCGCGCCACCACCCCGCCGGTCGGCGGGCTGTGGCCGGGGGACCTCCCGCTCGACCTCGTGCTGTCGCACCGGGGGTTGCAGTTCTCGCCGTCGGACTGGAAGGACGTGCGCGCCGGGCTCGGGCGGGGGCGGCTGCGCACCGCCGAGCTGCCCGAGGCCGCCTCGCTCGCGCCGATCGACCACGACGCCCACGCGCACGTGCCCGACCGCGAGCGGCTGCACGAGCGGGTGCACGCGGACACGCTGTTCCTCACCGGGGACGCGCCGCTGTTCCGCGAGGTGGCGCGGCTGCACCTGGACGTCGCGGCCAACGGCGGCCACCACGGGACGCACGACCACCTCGGGGTCGAGCACTACTGCCGGGAGGTGCACCCGAGCTCGAACGTGCTGGGGCGCGGGGCTCGTCGGCTGCACCTGGTGCACACCGCGCGCTGGACCTCGACCGGTCGGCGCGGGGCGGAACCGCCTCGGGGGCGGGAAGTGTGAGGATGCCCACCGGGGAACGTCACCGGTGAGGGGGAGGTGGCGCGGAAGCGGCCTGACGTCACGTGATGTCCGGCGGAATCCACTGCGCCACCAACAGGTCCCGAGACCAGCGCTCGGGATCGGCGCCCTGGGTGGGGCGGGCGCCACGCGCGGGGGTCAGTCCTCGTCCGCGACGTACCCCAGTTCCTCCGACAGCGCCCGCGCCGCGCGCAGCACGGTCGCCGTCGCGCGGGTGCGGTCGAGCGGGTCGCGCATCCGCGCGCCCGCCGCCGCCAGCGTCACGCTCGCGCCGACGCTGCCGTCGATCGAGCGCACCGGCGCGGACACCGCCCACACGTTGCGGTCCAGCTCGTTGTCGCACACGTCGTAGCCCTGCGCGCGCACCACCGACAGGTGCTCCAGCACGCCCTCGGTGGTGCGCGGGGTGCCCGACGTGTACTCGGTGAGCGGGGCGTTCGCGAGCAGCGCCCGCGCCACCTCGTCCTCCTGGAACGCCAGGATGCTGCGCG includes:
- a CDS encoding M20/M25/M40 family metallo-hydrolase, giving the protein MTNTGGGLELAQDEVVALASELIRIDTTNTGDPDTLVPERAAAEWVAEKLAEVGYETTYVESGNTGKGRGNVIARLAGADPSRGALLVHGHLDVVPADASEWSVHPFSGAVQDGYVWGRGAVDMKDMVAMSLAVARRFKRDGIVPPRDIVFAFLADEEAGGLQGAHWLIDHRPELFEGVTEAISEVGGFSITLKDDVRAYLVETAEKGIRWLKLRVRGTAGHGSMIHHDNAVAKLAAAVTRLGQHRFPLVISPSVREFLDGVTEITGIDFPEDDIEGAVGKLGALSRMIGATLRDTANPTMLTAGYKANVIPSVAEATVDCRILPGREEAFDAELAELLGPDVEREWIGLPPVETTFDGALVDAMVGSISAEDPGAKVLPYMLSGGTDAKAFQRLGIRNFGFAPLKLPADLDFSGLFHGVDERVPVDALRFGVRVLDRFLLNS